One window of Ailuropoda melanoleuca isolate Jingjing chromosome 3, ASM200744v2, whole genome shotgun sequence genomic DNA carries:
- the C3H5orf58 gene encoding putative uncharacterized protein C5orf58 homolog, whose protein sequence is MSAPSPPSLTALRSALVPLSLAPSTFSAGGGGGPALGSWDYNSQDAAGREAGQSGCTFLLFTVGYSPPAVRALVTVGQMFKNNATDHKLNVEAIIKNINIISLELKKMKELSQLLLCDLTLHFNHPVKTDDLQEPEGKTPLSEESKIPDLSFASTSFSI, encoded by the exons ATGTCAGCGCCTTCTCCaccctccctcacagccctcaggtCAGCGTTAGTCCCTCTCAGTTTAGCACCCAGCACCTTCTccgcgggtggggggggggggccggccCTTGGCAGCTGGGACTACAACTCCCAGGATGCAGCAGGCAGAGAAGCTGGCCAATCAGGATGCACATTCCTGCTTTTCACAGTCGGCTACTCCCCACCTGCTGTCAGAGCTTTGGTGACGGTTGGCCAG atgTTTAAGAATAATGCTACTGACCATAAGCTAAATGTGGAAGccataattaaaaacattaacatAATTTCTTTGGAGTTGAAGAAGATGAAAG AGCTCTCCCAGTTGCTGCTTTGTGACCTTACTCTGCATTTTAATCATCCTGTGAAGACAGATGACTTACAGGAACCAGAAGGGAAAACCCCCCTCTCTGAAGAGTCTAAAATACCAGATCTATCCTTTGCTTCTACCAGTTTTTctatctga